One window of Nymphaea colorata isolate Beijing-Zhang1983 chromosome 1, ASM883128v2, whole genome shotgun sequence genomic DNA carries:
- the LOC116268065 gene encoding uncharacterized protein LOC116268065 isoform X1 codes for MAFEGANVFLSRSLVAPEVFDAVHDALRSNGARVALCCDPSRNSPDDYHVVSSSLHEKFEVLRRNGCTLVGPECVLSCAKERRSLPKQGYTCCFAMDGAKVLASGFDQEEKDKIDMMVTAMSGVLLAKVSLDISFVIVKDVLAAKYKWASNVLKKPIVTLRWLYECWNEHHVVPQEPHRILPFVGLTICVTGILADERKEMRERIMENGGQYSADLTKKCTHLVSNAPEGDKYKVARKWGSVHIVNTNWVQQSIAVRVCLDESLFPVRGAFSASNNMLQISQKRLSNPEKTCSVSQSAANLENNLSQPMSATLSDANTFVRESSDSPALLTREGLQSDPSTFVADDSQNGDDDLYLADCRILLAGFQASEMRELVSMIRRGGGSRYMSFNEKLTHIIVGIPSDVEKKEINRLAMWGVINIVRRNWLEDCHRGKKEVPVTLKHMVSDSLLTKESSSLDGVVGTPGGVPAQNIAQTFSFSSGQHSGDTRVEMQTENSGESRLKRGPFEISKKLSKSVEPGVNPDLENRSLAANRNTKHVIKSKHEPHPNSKDLRANGVFGGRLFCFSRSYPEDQRAEVIEWVTQSGGLMVEGPGENVDFIIACHGQSRKDSDVYQSTLVSSHWIKFCFEEGVMREAGSHILFAPLECRIPLPGFESFWFCVSQYDKKERMLLRNLCYVLGAKFTEKLTAKVTHLICKFTDGPKYEAACNWGIKLVTAEWISECVEQDTVVSTDLFLPKAVTAQDIEAGICTMSQYPTQAGQLISGEVSSQWRKNDPGMVRRKINGHGFPGGEEQSRELNKRMRGTESSISKDVGLTEIFFCQENVSKVLKTKKNQELGESAPESEGMVSDVAAAIEDLLAQSRKMQDTQPGIAAANQTLFSAEQSILSQNKSDSRPAYGMSGQWFNRAENPVAQQNPSDREGNQGHCDGFTETQMESQQVVEYEEDLAGRQMIIERVRTRSMASSSARERPSGVYIIELELTNLNLFPPSGSPT; via the exons ATGGCGTTCGAGGGGGCGAACGTCTTCCTGTCGAGGAGCCTCGTGGCCCCCGAAGTCTTCGATGCCGTCCACGACGCCCTACGGTCCAACGGCGCCCGCGTCGCCCTCTGCTGTGACCCCTCGCGCAACTCTCCCGACGATTACCACGTCGTCTCCTCATCCCTTCAC GAGAAATTCGAGGTGCTCCGCAGGAATGGATGCACTCTGGTAG GTCCAGAATGTGTTCTGTCCTGCGCTAAGGAGCGTAGGTCCTTACCAAAACAGGGCTATACTTGTTGCTTTGCAATGGATGGGGCGAAGGTGCTTGCGTCTGGCTTTGATCAAGAGGAGAAG GATAAAATCGACATGATGGTGACTGCAATGTCCGGTGTTTTGCTTGCAAAAGTTTCACTAGATATCAGCTTTGTCATTGTGAAGGATGTTTTGGCTGCAAAATATAAG TGGGCGTCAAATGTTCTGAAGAAGCCTATTGTTACTTTGAGATGGCTGTATGAATGTTGGAATGAACATCATGTTGTTCCCCAAGAGCCACACAGGATTCTTCCTTTTGTTGGTTTAACCATCTGCGTGACAGGAATCCTTGCAG ATGAGCGGAAGGAGATGCGTGAGCGTATTATGGAAAATGGTGGTCAATATTCTGCAGATCTAACAAAGAAGTGCACACATTTAGTTTCCA ACGCTCCTGAAGGGGACAAGTATAAGGTTGCTAGAAAATGGGGTTCTGTTCATATTGTTAATACTAATTGGGTTCAGCAATCTATTGCTGTCAGAG TTTGCCTCGATGAAAGCCTTTTCCCTGTCAGAGGAGCTTTTAGTGCATCTAATAATATGTTGCAAATCAGTCAGAAGCGGCTAAGCAACCCGGAGAAAACATGCTCAGTTTCCCAGTCTGCTGCTAACTTGGAGAATAATCTCTCACAGCCCATGTCAGCCACACTGTCAGATGCAAATACTTTTGTCAGAGAATCCTCTGATTCACCAGCTTTGTTGACTAGAGAGGGATTACAATCTGACCCATCTACTTTTGTTGCTGATGATTCACAAAATGGAGATGATGACCTTTATCTGGCAGATTGCAGAATTCTGCTTGCTGGATTTCAAGCATCTGAAATGCGTGAACTAGTTAGCATGATCCGCAGAGGAGGTGGCTCCCGGTATATGTCATTCAATGAGAAGTTGACTCACATAATCGTGGGAATCCCCTCAGATGT cgaaaagaaagagataaaccGGCTTGCCATGTGGGGTGTAATTAACATAGTGAGACGCAACTGGCTGGAAGATTGTCATCGTGGAAAAAAAGAAGTCCCTGTGACCCTGAAGCACATGGTCTCAGATTCTCTTCTAACCAAAG AATCCTCTTCATTGGATGGTGTAGTGGGAACACCTGGCGGAGTTCCTGCCCAGAACATTGCacaaactttttccttttcctctggACAGCATTCTGGTGATACAAGAGTTGAAATGCAAACAGAAAACAGTGGTGAATCAAGACTGAAACGTGGGCCTTTTGAGATAAGTAAGAAGCTCAGCAAGTCAGTGGAGCCAGGTGTAAATCCAGACCTGGAAAACAGGTCACTGGCTGCAAACAGGAACACGAAGCATGTGATCAAATCCAAGCATGAACCACACCCAAATAGTAAAGATCTGCGAGCAAATGGTGTTTTTGGAGGGAGACTATTTTGTTTTTCCAGGTCATATCCTGAAGACCAG AGAGCTGAAGTTATTGAATGGGTGACACAAAGTGGAGGACTGATGGTAGAAGGTCCAGGCGAGAATGTTGATTTCATCATAGCATGTCATGGTCAGTCCAGGAAAGACTCTGATGTTTATCAATCAACTCTTGTTTCAAGCCACTGGATCAAGTTCTGTTTTGAG GAGGGAGTTATGCGAGAGGCTGGTAGCCACATTCTTTTTGCACCATTGGAATGCAGGATTCCCTTACCTGGGTTTGAGTCCTTCTGGTTCTGTGTATCTCAGTATGATAAGAAGGAGAGAATGCTACTAAGAAATTTATGTTATGTTCTTGGTGCCAAGTTCACGGAAAAACTGACTGCGAAGGTCACTCACCTCATATGCAAATTTACAGATGGACCTAAATATGAAGCAGCCTGCAACTGGGGAATAAAGTTAGTTACAGCTGAGTGGATCTCTGAATGTGTTGAACAG GATACAGTGGTATCTACAGACCTATTTCTGCCCAAAGCAGTTACTGCTCAGGACATAGAGGCAGGAATTTGCACCATGAGTCAATATCCTACACAAGCAGGACAATTGATTTCAGGAGAGGTCTCATCTCAGTGGAGGAAAAATGACCCAG GTATGGTCCGCCGGAAGATTAATGGCCACGGCTTTCCAGGAGGGGAAGAGCAGTCAAGAGAACTGAATAAAAGAATGAGGGGAACAGAGAGCAGCATCAGTAAGGATGTAGGATTGACTGAAATATTTTTCTGTCAAGAAAATGTGTCGAAGGTTCTGAAAACTAAGAAAAACCAGGAATTAGGAGAATCTGCACCAGAAAGTGAAGGTATGGTTTCTGATGTAGCAGCTGCTATCGAGGACCTATTGGCTCAATCAAGAAAG ATGCAAGATACACAGCCTGGAATTGCAGCTGCCAATCAAACT CTCTTTTCAGCAGAGCAGTCAATTCTTAGCCAAAACAAGTCGGATTCTCGGCCTGCTTATGGAATGTCTGGGCAATGGTTTAACAG GGCAGAAAATCCTGTTGCTCAGCAGAACCCATCAGATCGTGAAGGAAATCAAGGGCATTGTGATGGCTTCACTGAGACCCAGATGGAATCTCAG CAGGTTGTTGAGTATGAAGAAGATCTAGCAGGAAGGCAGATGATAATAGAAAGAGTGAGGACAAGATCTATGGCTTCATCTTCTGCACGGGAAAGGCCTTCAG GTGTGTACATAATCGAATTGGAGCTAactaatttgaatttgtttcCACCATCTGGGTCTCCTACATGA
- the LOC116268065 gene encoding uncharacterized protein LOC116268065 isoform X2 has product MAFEGANVFLSRSLVAPEVFDAVHDALRSNGARVALCCDPSRNSPDDYHVVSSSLHEKFEVLRRNGCTLVGPECVLSCAKERRSLPKQGYTCCFAMDGAKVLASGFDQEEKDKIDMMVTAMSGVLLAKVSLDISFVIVKDVLAAKYKWASNVLKKPIVTLRWLYECWNEHHVVPQEPHRILPFVGLTICVTGILADERKEMRERIMENGGQYSADLTKKCTHLVSNAPEGDKYKVARKWGSVHIVNTNWVQQSIAVRVCLDESLFPVRGAFSASNNMLQISQKRLSNPEKTCSVSQSAANLENNLSQPMSATLSDANTFVRESSDSPALLTREGLQSDPSTFVADDSQNGDDDLYLADCRILLAGFQASEMRELVSMIRRGGGSRYMSFNEKLTHIIVGIPSDVEKKEINRLAMWGVINIVRRNWLEDCHRGKKEVPVTLKHMVSDSLLTKESSSLDGVVGTPGGVPAQNIAQTFSFSSGQHSGDTRVEMQTENSGESRLKRGPFEISKKLSKSVEPGVNPDLENRSLAANRNTKHVIKSKHEPHPNSKDLRANGVFGGRLFCFSRSYPEDQRAEVIEWVTQSGGLMVEGPGENVDFIIACHGQSRKDSDVYQSTLVSSHWIKFCFEEGVMREAGSHILFAPLECRIPLPGFESFWFCVSQYDKKERMLLRNLCYVLGAKFTEKLTAKVTHLICKFTDGPKYEAACNWGIKLVTAEWISECVEQDTVVSTDLFLPKAVTAQDIEAGICTMSQYPTQAGQLISGEVSSQWRKNDPGMVRRKINGHGFPGGEEQSRELNKRMRGTESSISKDVGLTEIFFCQENVSKVLKTKKNQELGESAPESEGMVSDVAAAIEDLLAQSRKMQDTQPGIAAANQTLFSAEQSILSQNKSDSRPAYGMSGQWFNRAENPVAQQNPSDREGNQGHCDGFTETQMESQVVEYEEDLAGRQMIIERVRTRSMASSSARERPSGVYIIELELTNLNLFPPSGSPT; this is encoded by the exons ATGGCGTTCGAGGGGGCGAACGTCTTCCTGTCGAGGAGCCTCGTGGCCCCCGAAGTCTTCGATGCCGTCCACGACGCCCTACGGTCCAACGGCGCCCGCGTCGCCCTCTGCTGTGACCCCTCGCGCAACTCTCCCGACGATTACCACGTCGTCTCCTCATCCCTTCAC GAGAAATTCGAGGTGCTCCGCAGGAATGGATGCACTCTGGTAG GTCCAGAATGTGTTCTGTCCTGCGCTAAGGAGCGTAGGTCCTTACCAAAACAGGGCTATACTTGTTGCTTTGCAATGGATGGGGCGAAGGTGCTTGCGTCTGGCTTTGATCAAGAGGAGAAG GATAAAATCGACATGATGGTGACTGCAATGTCCGGTGTTTTGCTTGCAAAAGTTTCACTAGATATCAGCTTTGTCATTGTGAAGGATGTTTTGGCTGCAAAATATAAG TGGGCGTCAAATGTTCTGAAGAAGCCTATTGTTACTTTGAGATGGCTGTATGAATGTTGGAATGAACATCATGTTGTTCCCCAAGAGCCACACAGGATTCTTCCTTTTGTTGGTTTAACCATCTGCGTGACAGGAATCCTTGCAG ATGAGCGGAAGGAGATGCGTGAGCGTATTATGGAAAATGGTGGTCAATATTCTGCAGATCTAACAAAGAAGTGCACACATTTAGTTTCCA ACGCTCCTGAAGGGGACAAGTATAAGGTTGCTAGAAAATGGGGTTCTGTTCATATTGTTAATACTAATTGGGTTCAGCAATCTATTGCTGTCAGAG TTTGCCTCGATGAAAGCCTTTTCCCTGTCAGAGGAGCTTTTAGTGCATCTAATAATATGTTGCAAATCAGTCAGAAGCGGCTAAGCAACCCGGAGAAAACATGCTCAGTTTCCCAGTCTGCTGCTAACTTGGAGAATAATCTCTCACAGCCCATGTCAGCCACACTGTCAGATGCAAATACTTTTGTCAGAGAATCCTCTGATTCACCAGCTTTGTTGACTAGAGAGGGATTACAATCTGACCCATCTACTTTTGTTGCTGATGATTCACAAAATGGAGATGATGACCTTTATCTGGCAGATTGCAGAATTCTGCTTGCTGGATTTCAAGCATCTGAAATGCGTGAACTAGTTAGCATGATCCGCAGAGGAGGTGGCTCCCGGTATATGTCATTCAATGAGAAGTTGACTCACATAATCGTGGGAATCCCCTCAGATGT cgaaaagaaagagataaaccGGCTTGCCATGTGGGGTGTAATTAACATAGTGAGACGCAACTGGCTGGAAGATTGTCATCGTGGAAAAAAAGAAGTCCCTGTGACCCTGAAGCACATGGTCTCAGATTCTCTTCTAACCAAAG AATCCTCTTCATTGGATGGTGTAGTGGGAACACCTGGCGGAGTTCCTGCCCAGAACATTGCacaaactttttccttttcctctggACAGCATTCTGGTGATACAAGAGTTGAAATGCAAACAGAAAACAGTGGTGAATCAAGACTGAAACGTGGGCCTTTTGAGATAAGTAAGAAGCTCAGCAAGTCAGTGGAGCCAGGTGTAAATCCAGACCTGGAAAACAGGTCACTGGCTGCAAACAGGAACACGAAGCATGTGATCAAATCCAAGCATGAACCACACCCAAATAGTAAAGATCTGCGAGCAAATGGTGTTTTTGGAGGGAGACTATTTTGTTTTTCCAGGTCATATCCTGAAGACCAG AGAGCTGAAGTTATTGAATGGGTGACACAAAGTGGAGGACTGATGGTAGAAGGTCCAGGCGAGAATGTTGATTTCATCATAGCATGTCATGGTCAGTCCAGGAAAGACTCTGATGTTTATCAATCAACTCTTGTTTCAAGCCACTGGATCAAGTTCTGTTTTGAG GAGGGAGTTATGCGAGAGGCTGGTAGCCACATTCTTTTTGCACCATTGGAATGCAGGATTCCCTTACCTGGGTTTGAGTCCTTCTGGTTCTGTGTATCTCAGTATGATAAGAAGGAGAGAATGCTACTAAGAAATTTATGTTATGTTCTTGGTGCCAAGTTCACGGAAAAACTGACTGCGAAGGTCACTCACCTCATATGCAAATTTACAGATGGACCTAAATATGAAGCAGCCTGCAACTGGGGAATAAAGTTAGTTACAGCTGAGTGGATCTCTGAATGTGTTGAACAG GATACAGTGGTATCTACAGACCTATTTCTGCCCAAAGCAGTTACTGCTCAGGACATAGAGGCAGGAATTTGCACCATGAGTCAATATCCTACACAAGCAGGACAATTGATTTCAGGAGAGGTCTCATCTCAGTGGAGGAAAAATGACCCAG GTATGGTCCGCCGGAAGATTAATGGCCACGGCTTTCCAGGAGGGGAAGAGCAGTCAAGAGAACTGAATAAAAGAATGAGGGGAACAGAGAGCAGCATCAGTAAGGATGTAGGATTGACTGAAATATTTTTCTGTCAAGAAAATGTGTCGAAGGTTCTGAAAACTAAGAAAAACCAGGAATTAGGAGAATCTGCACCAGAAAGTGAAGGTATGGTTTCTGATGTAGCAGCTGCTATCGAGGACCTATTGGCTCAATCAAGAAAG ATGCAAGATACACAGCCTGGAATTGCAGCTGCCAATCAAACT CTCTTTTCAGCAGAGCAGTCAATTCTTAGCCAAAACAAGTCGGATTCTCGGCCTGCTTATGGAATGTCTGGGCAATGGTTTAACAG GGCAGAAAATCCTGTTGCTCAGCAGAACCCATCAGATCGTGAAGGAAATCAAGGGCATTGTGATGGCTTCACTGAGACCCAGATGGAATCTCAG GTTGTTGAGTATGAAGAAGATCTAGCAGGAAGGCAGATGATAATAGAAAGAGTGAGGACAAGATCTATGGCTTCATCTTCTGCACGGGAAAGGCCTTCAG GTGTGTACATAATCGAATTGGAGCTAactaatttgaatttgtttcCACCATCTGGGTCTCCTACATGA
- the LOC116245702 gene encoding glycine-rich cell wall structural protein 1-like, translating into MMQSGINGGSSGLRSAEAEGGAWQRAPRTGNGVGRQRRWSDVGIDGGVGVGRGISRDVGIGHRRSLHRRRNSGGHGHGGAVAAVVEAMSRRGDNGGGGGSDGDDGSGGRQGQWSEAAPTIATAKVLCSDRKESP; encoded by the exons ATGATGCAGTCGGGAATCAACGGCGGAAGCAGCGGACTGCGCtcggcggaagcagagggcggAGCTTGGCAGCGCGCGCCGAGAACAGGCAATGGCGTCGGACGTCAGCGTCGGTGGTCGGACGTCGGCATCGACGGCGGAGTCGGCGTCGGCAGAGGCATTAGCAGAGACGTTGGCATCGGACATCGGCGGTCACTACACCGGCGACGCAACAGCGGCGGTCACGGCCACGGTGGGGCAGTGGCGGCAGTGGTGGAGGCAATGTCACGGCGCGGCGACaacggcggcggtggtggtagcgacggcgaCGATGGTAGCGGCGGCAGgcagg GACAATGGTCAGAAGCTGCCCCAACTATTGCAACTGCTAAAGTATTGTGTTCAGACAGAAAGGAGTCGCCATAA
- the LOC116268022 gene encoding 1-aminocyclopropane-1-carboxylate oxidase, whose translation MVIPVIDFSKLDGDDRHTTMVQIANGCEEWGFFQLVNHGISVELLQEVKRVCSEFYKMEREAKFKDSAPFKKLEDLMEGQDNGRNEVANGHDSVNKIEDMDWEDTIILLDNNEWPSKTHDFKKIMEEFRKEKKKLAEKLTEIMDENLGLEKGYIKRAFKGDDKEGCHPFFGTKVSHYPPCPQPDLVNGLRAHTDAGGVILLFQDDQVPGLQILKDGQWIDVQPLENSIVVNTGDQIEVISNGRYKSVWHRVVALEKGNRRSIASFYNPSASATIGPAPQLLKQKQVVEEAAYAAHDHGFEYPKFVFGDYMGVYVKEKFSPKEPRFLAVGSM comes from the exons ATGGTGATCCCAGTGATAGATTTCTCAAAGCTTGATGGTGATGATAGGCATACCACAATGGTTCAAATCGCTAATGGATGTGAAGAATGGGGATTCTTTCAG TTGGTGAACCATGGAATTTCAGTGGAGCTTCTGCAAGAAGTGAAAAGGGTGTGTTCAGAATTTTATAAGATGGAAAGGGAAGCAAAGTTCAAAGACTCTGCTCCATTTAAGAAGCTTGAGGATCTCATGGAAGGACAGGATAATGGAAGAAATGAAGTTGCCAATGGCCATGACAGTGTGAACAAGATAGAAGACATGGACTGGGAGGATACAATCATACTACTAGATAACAATGAATGGCCATCAAAAACTCATGACTTCAa GAAAATCATGGAGGAGTtcaggaaagagaaaaagaaattagcAGAGAAGTTAACTGAAATAATGGATGAGAATCTAGGCTTAGAGAAAGGTTACATCAAGAGGGCCTTTAAAGGAGATGACAAGGAAGGATGCCATCCATTCTTTGGCACCAAAGTAAGCCACTATCCACCATGCCCACAGCCAGACCTAGTCAATGGACTTCGCGCCCATACTGACGCTGGCGGGGTCATCCTCCTCTTCCAAGATGACCAGGTCCCAGGCCTGCAGATCCTCAAAGATGGTCAATGGATTGATGTCCAGCCACTTGAGAACTCCATTGTGGTGAACACTGGAGACCAGATTGAAGTCATCTCCAATGGGAGGTACAAGAGTGTGTGGCACAGGGTCGTAGCACTGGAGAAAGGCAACAGAAGGTCCATAGCTTCTTTCTACAATCCATCAGCCTCTGCAACCATAGGCCCTGCTCCCCAGCTCCTCAAACAAAAGCAAGTTGTTGAAGAGGCTGCTTATGCCGCCCATGACCACGGTTTTGAGTACCCAAAGTTTGTGTTTGGGGACTACATGGGAGTCTATGTTAAGGAAAAGTTTTCTCCAAAAGAACCCAGGTTTCTAGCAGTGGGTTCCATGTAG